From the Acidovorax carolinensis genome, one window contains:
- a CDS encoding superoxide dismutase family protein, whose translation MSLHTVFLSAAVVVTLAGCAAYSSGPSATAKLEPTRGNAAAGTVTFVQSGEVVKVSGSITGLKPGAEHGFHIHEKGDCSSGDGLSAGGHFNLGGKPHGHHGMGEHHTGDLPSLKADANGVAAFNFESRTIRVGGSANDIVGKGLIVHRDPDDYQTQPTGNAGPRLACAVITAR comes from the coding sequence ATGTCCTTGCACACCGTTTTCCTGTCCGCCGCCGTGGTGGTCACACTGGCGGGCTGCGCCGCGTATTCGTCGGGCCCCAGCGCCACGGCCAAACTGGAGCCCACGCGCGGCAACGCCGCTGCGGGCACGGTCACATTTGTGCAGTCGGGCGAGGTGGTGAAGGTGTCGGGCTCCATCACCGGCCTCAAGCCGGGCGCCGAGCACGGTTTTCACATCCACGAGAAAGGCGATTGCTCCAGCGGCGACGGCCTGAGCGCCGGCGGCCACTTCAACCTCGGTGGCAAGCCGCATGGCCACCATGGCATGGGCGAGCACCACACGGGCGACCTGCCCAGCCTCAAGGCTGATGCCAACGGCGTGGCTGCATTCAACTTTGAATCGCGCACCATCCGTGTGGGCGGCAGCGCCAATGACATCGTTGGCAAAGGCCTGATCGTGCACCGCGACCCGGACGACTACCAGACCCAGCCTACCGGCAATGCAGGCCCGCGCCTGGCCTGCGCCGTCATCACGGCCAGATAA